The following is a genomic window from Mya arenaria isolate MELC-2E11 chromosome 4, ASM2691426v1.
aaccttgaaatgcATATTCTACTTGCAGACAGTAATATATGTAATGGATTCGTATTTCTTACATTAAGTAATACCCACGTAAAACAGTTAACTGTTGAAAAGTACAGGTCAACGAAGTATTCAATGaagtttgtttataatattagtGACCAGAATGCTTTAATTTATTGCAAacagaacaagagctgtcactgatatgtcgaacacatgtggcatgttaattaaaaaatctaTCCATACATAAGAAAATTAGAGCCTGGACATGACCacctatactttatgtcctcatatgtAGCATTccaaagtaaacaaacactaagtttgaccttgacctgagAGGATTGGACAGGGTTGGTGCACGCGCAAAACATCGTCTTGGTAAGTTGAATACATgtggtaatttattttaaaatctgtccatacaaaagaAAGTTACCGGTACAGCGTGGACAGAAtcacctatactctatgtccttatgtGCAGCAGTCAACattaaacaaacactaaatGTGACACATGACACGTCGTATtgatatgtcgaacacatgtggcaaattatttcaaaatctatCCATACTAGAGAAAGTTACAGTCTGGACACGACTTATTGAGCTGGACACACGCATGGACAAACAGTGAGATTTTAATTTGCCCACCTTTGAGGGCATAAAAATGTACCTTAGCAACTTTACCCATTAAGGTTAACTTCAAAGtaatattttgctaaaaaaaaacaaaatagcatACCAGAGGCCCATTTCAATAAAGGGTCAAAGGTGTAACTTTAGTAATCTTAAATCTATATAAACAtcacaaatgtcaacaagttaatgtttatttcttcaacttggtgtttatttttaatactggCCAAAAACAAGTTTGCACAAACATGTTGTGAAATACCAtgtcgtgttgttgtttacttaattgccccatacttgtatcagcagacgatatactggatagacgaataccctatgtaaaattttactgattttgacttgaatctttttttaatattttatcgactcgcttataagacgggtcccctactttgggggtaaaaatcgggacccaatttccccgtcttatagtcgagaaaatacggtaacCAAAAATATGGCTCAAAGACGGTTTTAATTTAAgactaaaatcaacaaaaatctttattgaaacgggccCCAGCAATTGAAAACTAAAAGTTTGCCACTAAAACATACTTAAGTTCATgacaataaataacaacaaatagtaacaaacaatatgaatttgtcacaatatttggatatattatttaaacaaatgaacaaatgCTATAAATACACACAGCTAGCTAACCGTCCTATTTAAATTAGAAATCtagattatttatattttaaatgccatcacttttatttctttagaatggtaattgaaaaataaaatgtccaaCATCAGCCAATAATCAGTACACCTATATCATTTACACTattataatgaatgaatgaattgtaTCTTATAATGCAAGGGAAATAACTGCAGTATCTATTAGATAAAGCTGAACAACCTTACTCAAAATTGAGATTTTGATTAAATGACAGATCATCAACAATTCGACAGATCATCAACAATTCAATTGACATTACCCAATATTCAATCAAAGTCCACACAGGGTTATCACGTGCCATAAGTTggttattgttattaatttgaGTTCATCAAGGTCTGCCCGGATGAAGTATGTTGTATCCGCATAAGATTATCCTTATATATTATTAAGCATTGTATCATTTACATATCACATTGTTGTTATAATTCTATGAACGCTGTGTCTTGGAATAAAGCACGATTGCTTGATATCAATGCCCAGCACATCATGTTAACAGGTGGATGTACCTTATGTGTGTCCGTGCTATGAAAAGAagatgcacgttaaagaacgtatattattttggtaatttttcgTAATATTGGATACACATATCTAGAATTCACTTACGAAAAAAGTAATCTGAGTGTCTTATAGCTATATATTATTATCGAAATATACATGGACACCCACTCAAAAGGTACATTGATGTACTTGTCGATGCCATGTTTGTCATTGATTGAACGTCATTGTCAGGACAAAATTCTTTGGAGTATACATGAGTTAGAAGTGACTGCAATTGCCAGTCAGATCCAGAGTTTAGTGATCTTAGAGGACttaaacagagtgagatacaagataTCCTGGTGCAATatcctagctctttgcgaagagacatcttggttctttaacatgctcAGGGGTAAAGCACAAATACatgggatacaactttcctgggcttaaccagtactgagtacactaTTTTCCCAGTACTACCCTTTTTATGCCAATgctaggcaagggagctactcgGACCATATTTTAATGCCTTTTGTTTGATGCGGTCAGGGTTTGAACATGCTACCTTCCGCACCCAAAACAgacgctctaccactgagctataaGGGCAGTCTTACAGTAACGAATATTTAAATCAGGGTTGTTCGGCGTCATGTCAATTAAgtatcaaaaagtttaaaatgtgtCTGAGCAATTTTGGCCCAAAGTCTTAAGTCTTGGTTTGGAAAAATGACTTTCAGAGTTGCACtgagaataaaaaatatttatctcaaCTCAAAATTACCAAAAATCAACATAGGGCCAAATGACCTGTGATGCAACACAAATTGTGAACAACCAAGGGCTGCTAGTCATCACCCCCACTTAGCAACGACAGTTCTTCTATTGTTTCATCTTCTACAGAGTTACACTGGCTTTCCTCTAGGCTGTCCTCCTTCACAACGGTGAGACTCCAGCGGTCCTTGTAGTTGTGCACAATCGCCTCCCCTGATGGAAAGGTCGACATCTGTGACTCAGAGAGATTCCATCCCTGGTTTCGCAGGCACTCGCCCACCTGTAGACGCACATTGCTGCCTGTTAGTGCTATTTCCGTATAGTCCTTGCCTGAATTAAGCTGCAGGCGCTCACGTTCAGCTGGATGAATTTGATGCAGTGAGAGATACCTATGTATGACGTCTCTCCTTCCtgatatgattgtttttattcgAGAGTTCATGGTTGGCATGGTAGCCAGATTACCAGTTCTTACCTCGATGACTTCTAGGTATCGAACACGCACCTTTTGGACAGGCTCCGGTAGTCGTAACAACTCTATAGCATCAATCAGCGGAGTTATCTGATAAAAGTCCACCTCAGCAGACAGCTGGTCTAAGTCTTTGAATCCAGCAGGTACAGACAACCTTGAAGATCTTAGATAATTCAAAATGTACTTAAACAATTCACCATCCCTGTCTATGAAGAAGCACCCATTTTCATCTAGGCTGGGTGACATACTCCCGTTAAACATGGCCCCTAGCATGGAGCTGGGGTACTTGCACAATGTGGCCTTGGTGGTGGTGTAGATCTCTCCACCCACATTGAGCTTCACAATCCCACAGCTAGTCATCTTCATCTGGGCATCTGACGTTGAGATTCCTTTTCTTAACTTGCGCTGTAATCAGCTGTTTCTCTAAAGCcacatttctgaaataaaagaatgaagttataataaaatttgattataatttataataataataatacaaaccaCAAGAATCTGATGAAAAAAGTTAAACAGATATTTTAAGGAGCACGAATCAAATCAAGGAGTCCATGCACATGTAGGTCAATctgaaacaagaaatatttaaataaaatttgtttgagCCAATCCTAAATCTagagttcattttaaaattaactaaGTGTTCATTATGGAACGCCAAAACCACATAAACTCAAATACATGAAGGGCTCTTCAAATAATTAGAGACCActacaattcaattaaaaaagtctccaataaaattaatgatagcATCAAATGATTAAGAGACTTCTCCAAATCATTTTGAGAGCTCTACAATTCAATTGAAAATATCTCAAAATCAACTGAATTAAAGACCTTTGCAATAGAATTGTAGAACTCAATTAGAAACCTCTCCAATTCATCTTCAAATgattattgtatattattttgtttcagattCAGCTGAAATGATGCTCTCAACAATTTAATTATTGAGCTCTTCAATAGAATAAGAGCCATCTTCAAATCAATTATGGTTCAAAATTTCTATTATGTTCGGAATGGTCAATCAGATACAATGCACATTTCAGATTGTGGGCTGAGAGATATTCTTTTTATCTCCGCAGCAATATCTACCGAGGCTGTATGGTCTTTCAACTTGGGTCATTAACCGTGTTCAAAATGGTATTATCTTCCCAAAATCTGTGTCATGACTCATATTTAATTGACCacttagtctaaaataatagacattcAATACAAGATTCTTCTAATCCCTAACGTCATGAAGAATTTGCCACATaatttgccatataaaaaattgtaaaaaaatctgtccGCTTTACCACCAATGTGGGCTGGATCCTATGCTATGGTACATATCTCAGAATGGCCGTATGGACCGCAATACTCATTTAGTCTTATAAAAAGTTATCATTCAACTTGGTGTAAAGTGATTGCTATGAATTGCATGCATAAACAGCATTATCTGAAAATGTGGCTTTGTGAGTTCAGTTGTTTTTACATGTAAGTCtcaaattagttttaaaacgAGCATTCGAGTTATTTTAGGTAAACAAGAAGCGTAAAGTATCATTTACAATTTCAACAAGTAAAGATCGCAAAAGGATTCGCATCATTTGTAAACTGTATGCATAATTACCTGAAATTGTTCTAAATTCTGTGGGCAGGGCAATTTGTTAGAGACGGTGAGTGGGTAACTAACTCTCAGACGATCCTCCGACTTAAAACTAACATTTAGAACAGTTTGTGGTTTGTTTTCGTTGTTTTATTTAGCCCGTGGTATTTTCTATGGAATTTAAATGTTGTGAAACAAACATCATTCATTTTGAAACAATGGTTGTTGAATATATGTTCGCGCATACTTGCCTGTAATTCGTTTATACTAATTATTCGGatacatttacaaacacaacGTGTGGCAACCATTTTTAGCGTTTCTCGTATAATGGTACGGCGTCAACCTTAAACAGGCCAGGTTAGCAGTAGTTCTGGCGATATGTCGTATAGCTCAGTCTGTTAGATTGACATGATTACACATTAGGTCCGTAGGTGTGTCAACTGGTCAACTAAGGGTTCATTGTTACATGTTGGAGTCCTAATAAGGTGCATTtctatgtatattaaaaaagaacactgTACCTTAACTATTGCAAAGCCCAAGTCTCTACTAAGTTGGCTGAGTTCTGCATTtagaataattttaatatatacttgAATCAATTAAAGTATTTAGATATACATGAGTAGTTTATCATAACTGACTTGAAATAAAGTTGATCTTATCCTATCTTATCTTACACATGCGTCacctgcatttttttttaaaaaaagctgcttgttttttcatgttaacaattgatatttatatgttttcagaAACAACATGGACAAAGCATCGAGAGCATTAAGAAGGTATGTGAAGTTTTGTTTTCACACTGAAAGCTTGAAGTTTGGATAAATCAAGATGTTAGAATAGCCACGAATATcatagtatgtacatgtaagtcGGTGGCAGTGGTCAAGTGGTTAGCGTATCAGACTTTGGATCAAAAGGTCACACGTTGAATCAATGTCAATACATGTAGCTTCTCTTAT
Proteins encoded in this region:
- the LOC128230382 gene encoding BTB/POZ domain-containing protein KCTD6-like, encoding MKMTSCGIVKLNVGGEIYTTTKATLCKYPSSMLGAMFNGSMSPSLDENGCFFIDRDGELFKYILNYLRSSRLSVPAGFKDLDQLSAEVDFYQITPLIDAIELLRLPEPVQKVRVRYLEVIEVRTGNLATMPTMNSRIKTIISGRRDVIHRYLSLHQIHPAERERLQLNSGKDYTEIALTGSNVRLQVGECLRNQGWNLSESQMSTFPSGEAIVHNYKDRWSLTVVKEDSLEESQCNSVEDETIEELSLLSGGDD